The Acinetobacter sp. GSS19 genome includes a region encoding these proteins:
- a CDS encoding helix-turn-helix domain-containing protein yields MSQKKQPYLLIETLDAWLKESGNAIQAAARLGIHRNTLNQRIQKLKH; encoded by the coding sequence TTGAGCCAGAAAAAACAGCCCTATCTGCTGATTGAAACCTTGGATGCCTGGTTAAAGGAAAGTGGCAATGCCATTCAAGCAGCTGCCCGGCTGGGTATTCACCGCAATACCCTGAACCAGCGTATCCAAAAATTGAAGC
- a CDS encoding PucR family transcriptional regulator ligand-binding domain-containing protein, with amino-acid sequence MSMTVQEVLELPQLYELRLRAGADHVHRLVRWFYVAENEGISDWIEGGELVFITGINQVRDEANLLDLLDQAATKNVAGIVILTGTDFIREIPATVLEKADTLGLPLIEQPYHLKLVELTHVIGTRLVQLSQIKKSAEDVVSQLLLGQYPSLETIQLRAQQLGLPLLGQHVVAVVRLSNVQDFFQDSGAQHKTHDLYQKTGLL; translated from the coding sequence ATGAGTATGACGGTGCAAGAGGTACTGGAACTACCACAGTTGTATGAACTGCGGCTGCGGGCAGGTGCCGATCATGTGCACCGTCTGGTTCGCTGGTTCTATGTCGCCGAGAACGAAGGAATTTCCGACTGGATTGAAGGTGGTGAACTGGTATTTATTACCGGTATCAATCAGGTACGGGATGAAGCCAACCTGCTAGATCTATTAGATCAGGCTGCTACCAAAAACGTAGCAGGTATTGTGATCTTGACCGGTACCGATTTTATTCGTGAGATTCCCGCCACAGTGCTGGAAAAGGCCGATACACTCGGATTACCCCTGATTGAACAGCCTTACCACCTCAAGCTAGTGGAACTGACCCATGTGATTGGAACCCGCTTGGTACAGCTGTCGCAAATCAAGAAGTCTGCAGAGGACGTGGTGAGCCAGCTGTTACTGGGCCAGTATCCATCACTGGAAACCATTCAGTTGCGGGCACAGCAGTTGGGTTTACCCTTGTTAGGGCAACATGTGGTGGCAGTGGTTCGTTTGAGTAATGTGCAAGACTTTTTTCAGGATAGTGGTGCACAACACAAAACCCATGATCTGTACCAGAAAACAGGCCTGTTATGA
- the codB gene encoding cytosine permease: protein MSTHEESPLTETPQANRKGLFPIAMVLFSFTFFTGTMFAGGKIGVAFNFVDLLWITAIGNLLLALYAASLGLISARSGLNTVLMGRFCFGNLGSKLSDFLLGFAELGWYAWGTATLAISLVKIVGMPESWVIPLMVLFGLLFSVTALVGFKGLEYLSRVSIPLMFILLITSIVLATKEIGGWTGLTAVKPTETMTFSTAVTIVFGTFASGATQITNWTRMSKNGKIAVWACLISFVIGNGLMVLAGAWMAIVYQQADIVEVLVLQGLSVAAVIMLCMNLWTIQGPTIYNVSAAACHLVRSERRKTMTILAAIVGIVLAVAGMYELLLPFLLLLGAIIPPVGGVIMADYWVRYKGQYPLLNDVELPNFNWNGLIAYSIGAIVAYNSPWIALIVGIVVASVCYVVLIRLFPAKSAEKSAQVMTGPSV from the coding sequence ATGAGTACACATGAAGAAAGTCCACTGACCGAAACACCCCAAGCCAATCGAAAAGGATTGTTTCCGATTGCAATGGTGCTGTTTAGTTTTACTTTTTTTACCGGCACTATGTTTGCTGGTGGCAAAATTGGCGTCGCATTTAATTTTGTTGACCTCCTCTGGATCACGGCAATTGGTAACCTGTTACTGGCTCTCTATGCTGCATCACTTGGTTTAATTTCCGCCCGCAGTGGTTTAAATACGGTATTAATGGGGCGGTTCTGCTTTGGTAATTTAGGCAGCAAACTCTCCGACTTTTTATTGGGTTTTGCTGAACTGGGCTGGTATGCCTGGGGAACTGCAACACTGGCTATTTCGCTGGTGAAAATTGTTGGGATGCCAGAAAGCTGGGTAATACCATTAATGGTGCTGTTCGGTTTACTCTTCTCAGTGACCGCACTGGTTGGTTTTAAAGGGCTGGAATACCTGTCACGGGTTTCAATTCCATTGATGTTTATCCTGCTCATTACCTCAATTGTATTGGCCACCAAAGAAATTGGCGGCTGGACCGGCTTGACTGCTGTTAAGCCAACGGAAACCATGACGTTCTCTACCGCTGTAACCATCGTATTTGGTACGTTTGCCAGTGGCGCAACACAAATCACCAACTGGACCCGTATGTCGAAAAACGGCAAGATCGCAGTATGGGCATGTCTGATCAGCTTTGTCATTGGTAACGGTTTGATGGTCTTGGCAGGTGCCTGGATGGCGATTGTTTACCAACAAGCTGACATTGTAGAGGTTCTAGTATTGCAAGGCCTATCTGTCGCAGCAGTGATTATGCTGTGCATGAACTTGTGGACTATTCAAGGCCCAACCATCTATAACGTGTCCGCAGCAGCATGCCATTTAGTACGTAGCGAACGTCGTAAAACCATGACTATCCTGGCGGCGATTGTGGGGATTGTGCTGGCTGTCGCAGGCATGTATGAGTTGTTATTGCCATTCCTGTTGTTACTCGGTGCGATCATCCCACCTGTAGGTGGCGTCATCATGGCAGATTACTGGGTTCGCTACAAAGGTCAATATCCTTTGCTGAATGATGTAGAACTGCCAAATTTTAACTGGAATGGTCTGATAGCTTATAGCATCGGTGCGATCGTGGCGTATAACTCTCCCTGGATTGCCCTGATTGTCGGGATTGTGGTTGCTTCCGTATGTTATGTGGTGTTGATCCGTTTATTTCCAGCAAAATCGGCTGAAAAATCAGCACAAGTGATGACAGGACCATCAGTATGA
- a CDS encoding Crp/Fnr family transcriptional regulator has translation MFALSTHFSLATSLEQVLQQDEVFRGFSGEAKQCLLRHAKYRRFWAEQLILRQQQQANDLYVLLEGTLQVGWLQENGQLKMADYMSHSSAFNLVPFFQKLPMDYDFIALDRVAIAIIDGPVFLQLLQREPQAMWRMIGLLSQRMSRLFSEQRYLHNASLEQRLAWHLVKFCEQYGVPHLHGIRLRLKISQQDFAELLNVSRQTLNKIVKSFRQQHMLEWRYHQVVIWDLEQLKKLSQF, from the coding sequence ATGTTTGCCCTATCCACTCATTTTTCCCTTGCGACAAGCCTGGAACAGGTATTACAACAGGATGAGGTTTTTCGCGGTTTTTCTGGAGAAGCCAAACAGTGCTTATTACGCCATGCCAAATATCGGCGTTTTTGGGCGGAACAGCTGATTTTGCGGCAACAACAACAAGCGAATGATCTATATGTTTTGCTCGAAGGTACCTTGCAGGTTGGCTGGTTGCAGGAAAATGGCCAACTCAAAATGGCTGATTATATGAGTCACTCATCCGCGTTTAATCTGGTACCTTTTTTCCAGAAGTTGCCGATGGATTATGATTTTATTGCGCTGGATCGGGTCGCGATTGCGATAATAGATGGTCCAGTTTTTTTACAATTGCTGCAACGCGAACCGCAAGCCATGTGGCGGATGATCGGCTTACTGAGCCAGCGGATGTCTCGGCTATTCAGTGAACAGCGCTATTTGCATAATGCTTCGTTGGAACAGCGTCTGGCTTGGCATCTGGTGAAATTTTGTGAACAATATGGTGTCCCGCATTTGCATGGCATCCGGCTACGTCTGAAAATTTCCCAACAGGATTTTGCCGAGTTGCTCAATGTCTCCCGCCAGACCTTAAACAAAATCGTGAAAAGCTTTCGGCAGCAACATATGCTTGAGTGGCGTTATCATCAGGTAGTGATTTGGGATCTGGAACAGCTGAAAAAATTGAGCCAGTTTTAA
- a CDS encoding amidohydrolase family protein, translating to MTVLKDLKAKQSRAAQVRSQLDFPVIDTDIHTNAYSPALEDYIAQYGGSSVVDLFRTHLKDNGLNGLAAEWYSATPQERKDRRLFRPPFWALPSENTYDLATIALPGLLYERLEELGTDYAVLYPNLSLFPINSSNDDLRISITRAINHFHADIYQPYSDRLTPVAAIPLHTPQEGIEELEFAQKLGLKTALIPGSVRRPIKSIADRYPEDADLRRYAYWLDFFGIDSEYDYDPFWQKSVDLGINLSTHSGSQSWVARNSPTNYMFNHINHFADASEALAKALFFGGVTERIPQLRIALLEGGAAWGQNVLTHLVDRFEKRGNEHVHQYNPERLNRELAIELYRQYGHTLYKGRDLTDTEIVESLFGVVGTSRFQAQKPDEINDFALAKIQTKQDIWDRWVPNFYFGNEADDRTIVGALNPKGNPFGQKLMRSIHQIQAIGMCLN from the coding sequence ATGACAGTTTTAAAAGATTTAAAGGCAAAACAATCGCGTGCTGCTCAAGTGCGTTCTCAGCTTGATTTTCCAGTGATTGATACGGACATTCATACTAATGCCTACAGCCCAGCACTTGAGGACTACATTGCACAATATGGTGGTTCAAGTGTGGTAGATCTATTCAGAACACATTTAAAAGATAATGGCCTGAATGGCTTAGCTGCAGAATGGTATAGTGCAACGCCACAAGAGCGTAAAGACCGTCGACTATTCCGTCCACCTTTCTGGGCGCTACCATCTGAAAATACATATGATTTGGCAACCATTGCTTTACCCGGCCTCTTGTATGAGCGTTTAGAAGAGTTGGGTACTGACTACGCTGTGCTTTATCCAAATCTATCTTTATTCCCAATCAATTCATCTAATGATGATTTGCGTATATCCATTACGCGCGCAATTAACCATTTTCATGCCGATATTTATCAGCCTTATTCTGACCGATTAACCCCAGTGGCTGCAATTCCACTACATACGCCACAAGAAGGAATTGAAGAGTTAGAATTCGCTCAAAAGTTAGGCTTAAAAACAGCGTTAATTCCAGGTTCGGTACGTCGTCCAATTAAATCTATTGCAGATCGATATCCTGAAGATGCTGATCTGCGTCGCTACGCTTATTGGTTAGATTTTTTTGGGATTGATAGTGAATATGACTATGACCCGTTCTGGCAAAAGAGTGTAGACCTAGGTATTAACCTGTCAACGCATTCAGGCAGTCAGAGCTGGGTAGCACGTAATTCACCTACGAATTATATGTTCAACCATATCAACCATTTTGCAGATGCTTCTGAAGCATTGGCAAAAGCTTTGTTCTTTGGTGGTGTTACTGAGCGTATTCCACAGTTGCGTATCGCCTTGTTAGAAGGGGGTGCAGCATGGGGTCAAAATGTCTTAACGCATTTAGTCGACCGTTTTGAAAAACGAGGCAATGAGCATGTGCACCAATATAATCCGGAACGTCTCAACCGTGAGCTAGCTATCGAATTGTATCGTCAATATGGTCACACGCTCTATAAAGGTCGTGATCTTACTGACACTGAAATCGTAGAAAGTCTGTTTGGTGTAGTTGGAACTTCTCGTTTCCAGGCACAGAAACCTGATGAAATTAATGATTTTGCTTTGGCAAAAATCCAGACAAAACAAGATATCTGGGATCGTTGGGTACCAAACTTTTACTTCGGAAACGAGGCAGATGACCGAACAATCGTCGGTGCTTTGAATCCTAAAGGCAATCCATTTGGCCAAAAATTAATGCGCTCTATTCATCAGATTCAGGCCATTGGGATGTGCCTGAATTAA
- a CDS encoding ABC transporter substrate-binding protein, which translates to MLEQEFKKDGIAVKWLFFPGAGPATNEALANGKVDFALHGDLPSLVGRSTGLKTKVLFSTGRFGPTYVVVPAGSNAKSFADLKGKKFSIFKGTNQQIVFNRVLAKYGFTERDLRVISQDAYSARTALATGDIDAAITSPFSLVSRGVAKSLVEIKDPKVAPIAHFWVTESFEKQYPEVTQRVVTTLIKQAKWSSEEANRVTQYKLWSQSGIPLVDYQKTWDGWNLKDRTSPLLDEFHRAQIDEALKIAKNAKLIRRDVDTKTWYEPKYLNNALKELNLQNYWRAFNANGQPK; encoded by the coding sequence GTGCTGGAACAGGAATTCAAGAAAGATGGCATTGCGGTGAAATGGTTATTCTTTCCGGGTGCAGGACCTGCCACCAATGAAGCCTTAGCCAACGGTAAAGTCGATTTTGCTTTACATGGGGACTTGCCGTCATTAGTGGGTCGTTCAACAGGTCTTAAAACCAAGGTGCTATTTTCAACTGGCCGCTTTGGCCCAACCTATGTAGTAGTTCCTGCTGGCTCAAATGCCAAGTCATTTGCAGACTTAAAGGGCAAGAAGTTTTCAATCTTTAAAGGGACAAATCAACAGATTGTTTTTAACCGCGTCCTGGCTAAATATGGCTTTACTGAACGTGATTTACGGGTGATTTCACAAGATGCTTACTCTGCGCGTACAGCACTTGCCACTGGGGATATTGACGCTGCGATTACTTCACCCTTTAGTCTGGTTTCCCGGGGTGTAGCCAAAAGCCTTGTGGAAATTAAAGATCCCAAAGTCGCACCAATTGCCCATTTCTGGGTAACTGAAAGTTTTGAAAAACAATATCCAGAAGTGACGCAGCGTGTCGTTACCACGCTGATCAAACAGGCAAAGTGGAGCTCGGAAGAAGCCAACCGTGTCACCCAGTATAAGCTGTGGTCACAAAGCGGTATTCCACTGGTTGATTATCAAAAAACCTGGGATGGCTGGAATCTGAAAGACCGTACTTCGCCATTACTGGACGAGTTTCATCGTGCACAAATTGATGAAGCTTTAAAGATTGCTAAAAATGCCAAACTCATTCGCCGTGATGTAGATACCAAAACCTGGTATGAACCGAAATACCTTAACAATGCTTTAAAAGAACTCAATTTACAGAATTATTGGCGTGCATTTAATGCCAATGGTCAGCCGAAATAA
- a CDS encoding MFS transporter produces MTSLDTSTSTLSLRFMGSFISLTIFAGLGVGVARVLTSLYAVQLNASELQLGLISAAQSIGILIMALPIGVLVKRLGSLKVFSFGSLMGAVMYALTPLQADAWYLMICTALVSFILPMRFVSINTVFLSNLRLLGPTRAGWFRGSHMMGFFLIAPTLTVLLIEHFGYPGSFYWVASLFMTALIFAPLCFQQKYSTEGQGNFQWQEVIAPLYLLKSHIALRMVCLFELLSSIANNYFGFFIVVIAIQGFPCLSLLP; encoded by the coding sequence ATGACTTCACTGGATACATCCACCTCCACACTAAGCCTGCGATTTATGGGCAGCTTTATTAGCCTAACTATTTTTGCAGGGCTTGGTGTCGGGGTTGCCCGTGTACTCACCTCACTGTATGCCGTGCAACTGAATGCTTCTGAGCTGCAGCTGGGACTGATCTCGGCTGCACAGAGTATTGGAATCCTGATCATGGCTTTGCCTATTGGTGTGCTGGTCAAGCGACTGGGTTCATTAAAGGTCTTTAGTTTTGGGAGTTTAATGGGTGCTGTAATGTACGCATTGACTCCACTACAGGCTGATGCCTGGTATCTGATGATCTGCACTGCACTGGTCAGTTTCATTTTGCCGATGCGTTTTGTATCAATTAACACGGTATTTCTGAGCAATTTAAGACTGTTAGGACCTACACGTGCAGGATGGTTTCGTGGCTCGCATATGATGGGTTTCTTCCTGATCGCCCCGACTTTGACGGTGCTACTCATTGAGCATTTTGGTTATCCAGGTAGTTTTTACTGGGTGGCCAGCCTGTTTATGACAGCACTTATTTTTGCGCCCTTATGCTTCCAGCAAAAATACTCAACTGAAGGGCAGGGCAATTTCCAATGGCAAGAAGTGATTGCCCCGCTATATCTGCTAAAGAGTCATATCGCCTTGCGGATGGTCTGTCTATTTGAGCTATTAAGCAGTATTGCCAACAACTATTTTGGTTTTTTCATTGTTGTAATCGCGATTCAAGGTTTTCCTTGTCTGAGTCTACTGCCGTAA
- a CDS encoding MFS transporter — protein MSESTAVMLLTTQGLVFVGSLFTMGSLAEWLGYYKFYLIGLSLIGSGLLLLAFSTISFWLWPASLMLGLGLGMLHIANFMSFAKVGEQTEMAKVSPILALVGPVGGLLGGFLGAAFGASIGLQNLFLPIGLAFLALILCLFKNQVFQQFLVQKPEQHMVEGK, from the coding sequence TTGTCTGAGTCTACTGCCGTAATGTTGCTCACCACACAAGGTCTGGTTTTTGTCGGGTCGCTCTTCACGATGGGTAGCCTGGCCGAATGGTTAGGGTATTACAAATTTTATTTAATCGGTCTCAGCCTGATTGGTAGTGGTTTATTACTGCTGGCATTCAGCACGATCAGTTTCTGGTTATGGCCGGCCTCACTTATGTTGGGCCTCGGGCTTGGCATGCTGCATATCGCAAATTTTATGTCATTTGCCAAAGTCGGTGAACAAACCGAAATGGCAAAAGTTTCTCCTATTTTAGCCCTGGTTGGACCAGTCGGTGGCTTGTTGGGCGGTTTTCTCGGTGCAGCGTTTGGAGCCAGCATCGGTCTGCAAAATTTATTTCTTCCGATAGGACTGGCGTTTTTGGCCTTGATCCTATGTTTATTCAAAAATCAGGTCTTTCAGCAATTCTTAGTACAGAAACCTGAGCAACACATGGTAGAGGGAAAATAA
- a CDS encoding ABC transporter permease produces the protein MACGLLCPVLVLGLWYVASIKLWLPEQILPPPALVWQSTVELWQEGELQFHFQISAKRILWSVLLGSGVGIILGTWLALMRRSRDYVFPTINLVAQFPIVGWIPLLMIFLGIDEALKIAAISLAVFPAVLIATYKGIAQVPRSLLEVAEVYQYSNLQKLKNVIFPAALPSVISGLRQGIMQAWLALVFVELLASSEGIGFLMVWGRQLMQMDLIFMAIILIGLTGFILDTVLAKVEQISRFYATRVGG, from the coding sequence TTGGCTTGTGGTTTGCTGTGTCCGGTATTAGTCCTCGGGCTTTGGTACGTTGCCTCCATCAAGCTCTGGTTACCTGAGCAAATCTTGCCACCGCCAGCACTGGTCTGGCAAAGCACTGTTGAACTGTGGCAAGAAGGGGAATTGCAATTCCATTTCCAGATCAGTGCCAAACGGATTCTTTGGAGCGTCTTGCTGGGATCTGGTGTCGGAATCATCCTAGGGACTTGGCTAGCACTGATGCGACGTAGCCGTGATTATGTTTTTCCGACCATCAATCTAGTGGCGCAGTTCCCGATTGTCGGCTGGATTCCGTTATTGATGATCTTTTTGGGGATTGATGAAGCTCTGAAAATTGCTGCAATTTCACTGGCTGTCTTTCCTGCTGTCCTGATCGCAACCTATAAAGGGATTGCTCAGGTGCCACGTTCACTGCTGGAAGTGGCAGAAGTCTATCAATACAGCAATCTGCAGAAGTTAAAGAATGTGATTTTTCCTGCGGCTCTACCCAGTGTCATTAGTGGACTGCGTCAGGGCATTATGCAAGCCTGGTTAGCACTAGTATTTGTTGAGTTACTGGCTAGCAGTGAGGGTATTGGCTTTCTGATGGTCTGGGGCCGTCAATTGATGCAGATGGATCTAATTTTTATGGCCATTATTTTGATTGGCCTAACTGGCTTCATTCTTGACACAGTTTTAGCCAAAGTAGAACAGATCAGCCGTTTCTACGCCACTCGAGTAGGAGGATAA
- a CDS encoding ABC transporter permease has translation MSSISHKYREVAQVYEFPRSYAFRKLILPGASAQIFVGLQMGLIFAWLATIGSEFLLANYGNGLGNIVIQGRQAFDVELIIFGMLLIGLVGVILNSILAKVEKRVFRWKRPS, from the coding sequence GTGAGCAGTATTTCGCATAAATACCGTGAAGTGGCGCAAGTGTATGAGTTTCCAAGAAGCTATGCCTTTCGCAAGCTGATCCTGCCGGGGGCTTCAGCACAGATCTTTGTGGGCTTACAGATGGGTCTGATTTTCGCATGGTTGGCGACCATCGGTTCAGAATTTTTACTGGCCAACTATGGCAATGGTCTCGGCAATATCGTGATTCAGGGCCGTCAGGCTTTTGATGTCGAACTGATCATTTTTGGCATGCTGCTGATTGGTTTGGTCGGTGTGATCCTGAACTCTATTCTGGCAAAAGTTGAAAAGCGTGTATTTCGCTGGAAGCGACCATCTTGA
- a CDS encoding ABC transporter substrate-binding protein — MGKKVAVNAFGAHYEFVIKDYLARHGLTPAEIREVELIVLPPVSTEQALRNGQIDIAVFSGILEKRALKTGGVRPIFKDIELYGPFTAGSYAMRRDFIEQNPELARIFVSGIARAQDWLHHTPKEQVIARMESIIDKRQRNETKVLIPFYTGTGVAELGGVQKDADFQPWVDALVNEQKLKPGQIQVSTLYSNQFNPYANLKN; from the coding sequence ATTGGTAAAAAGGTCGCAGTAAATGCCTTTGGTGCTCATTATGAGTTTGTCATCAAAGACTATCTGGCTCGCCACGGCCTCACGCCAGCTGAAATTCGCGAAGTTGAACTGATCGTATTACCTCCGGTCAGTACGGAACAGGCACTACGCAATGGTCAGATTGATATTGCCGTGTTTTCAGGCATTTTGGAAAAACGTGCACTGAAGACTGGAGGGGTACGCCCGATCTTCAAGGATATTGAGCTGTATGGACCGTTTACCGCTGGAAGCTATGCGATGCGTCGTGACTTTATTGAGCAGAATCCAGAGTTAGCCAGAATTTTTGTCAGTGGTATTGCTCGTGCTCAGGACTGGCTACACCACACTCCCAAAGAACAAGTCATCGCTCGGATGGAAAGCATCATTGATAAACGCCAGCGTAATGAAACGAAAGTGCTGATCCCTTTCTATACTGGAACCGGTGTTGCTGAGTTGGGTGGGGTGCAAAAAGATGCAGACTTTCAACCTTGGGTGGATGCTTTGGTCAATGAGCAGAAATTAAAACCAGGGCAAATTCAGGTGAGCACACTATATAGCAATCAATTTAACCCATATGCAAATTTAAAAAATTAA
- a CDS encoding ABC transporter ATP-binding protein translates to MTSALNLDHVRKVFPAQNHPNSKHYKPEFVAVENITLDIQQGEFVSIVGPSGCGKSTLLDLIAGLTKPSSGQILLSGKQITQPGLDRGIVFQQYALYPWLTALENIEFGLEAKGVDKQTRRAKAEYYLKLVGLAGFEKHYPNELSGGMKQRVAIARSLAYEPEILLMDEPFAALDAQTRETLQEELIKIWQSSKRLLCLLLTVLMKLFS, encoded by the coding sequence ATGACAAGTGCTTTAAATTTAGATCATGTGCGCAAGGTATTTCCCGCACAAAATCATCCCAACAGTAAACATTATAAACCTGAATTTGTCGCTGTTGAAAATATCACTTTGGACATCCAGCAAGGTGAGTTTGTTTCTATTGTCGGACCGAGTGGTTGTGGTAAATCAACTTTACTGGACCTGATTGCAGGTCTGACCAAACCCTCCTCCGGACAGATTTTGCTAAGTGGCAAACAAATCACCCAGCCAGGCCTCGATCGAGGCATCGTGTTCCAACAATACGCCCTTTACCCTTGGTTGACAGCACTGGAAAATATTGAATTTGGGTTGGAAGCCAAAGGAGTCGACAAACAAACTCGACGTGCCAAGGCAGAATATTATTTAAAACTGGTCGGTCTAGCTGGCTTTGAGAAACATTATCCAAATGAACTCTCCGGCGGGATGAAACAGCGCGTGGCAATTGCTCGCAGTCTGGCCTATGAACCTGAAATTTTATTGATGGATGAACCTTTTGCCGCACTGGATGCCCAGACGCGTGAAACCTTACAGGAAGAGCTGATTAAAATCTGGCAATCTTCCAAAAGACTATTGTGTTTATTACTCACAGTATTGATGAAGCTATTTTCTTGA
- a CDS encoding ABC transporter permease, whose amino-acid sequence MSITKQTLTYDETYSGIKPSLRFTLLNIVFKRSIAILLFLALWESLPRFGVVSSAFLPPLSTVLDSAWQLYQSGQLGTHFLASIRRSIIGFALALVIAIPLGLVIGWYKLVAETLNPLLELFRNTTALALMPLFILFLGIGEASKISLLVYACTWPILLNTITGVQTVDPLLIKSARTMGLKPHQLFRKVILPASVPTIFVGIRLAGAISILALVAVEMFGAKAGLGYLIMYSQFSFEIPQMFVGILVITLVGLSFNYILIGFEKYFTKWKKNPVE is encoded by the coding sequence ATGAGTATAACGAAACAAACTTTGACCTATGACGAAACTTATAGCGGTATCAAGCCTAGTTTACGGTTTACACTACTGAATATCGTATTTAAACGCAGTATCGCTATATTACTATTCCTGGCGCTCTGGGAGAGTCTGCCACGCTTTGGGGTGGTCAGTTCTGCATTTTTACCGCCATTATCAACTGTTCTAGATAGTGCATGGCAGCTCTATCAAAGTGGACAACTCGGCACGCATTTTCTGGCTAGTATTCGCCGCTCCATCATCGGTTTTGCATTGGCCCTAGTGATCGCCATCCCTTTGGGGTTGGTCATTGGCTGGTATAAGTTGGTGGCTGAAACATTAAATCCCTTGCTGGAATTGTTCCGTAATACTACGGCCTTGGCTTTAATGCCTTTATTTATACTGTTTCTGGGGATAGGTGAAGCCTCTAAAATCAGTTTGCTAGTCTATGCCTGCACTTGGCCGATTCTGCTGAATACCATTACGGGTGTACAGACTGTAGACCCTTTGTTGATCAAATCCGCGCGAACCATGGGTTTAAAACCTCATCAACTGTTTAGAAAAGTGATCTTGCCCGCTTCAGTCCCTACAATTTTTGTCGGCATCCGTCTGGCCGGGGCTATTTCGATCTTGGCCCTTGTTGCCGTGGAGATGTTTGGAGCTAAAGCTGGTCTTGGCTATCTGATTATGTATTCCCAGTTCAGTTTTGAAATTCCACAAATGTTTGTTGGAATATTAGTGATTACTCTAGTTGGATTAAGCTTCAATTATATTTTAATTGGCTTCGAAAAATATTTCACAAAATGGAAGAAAAACCCAGTTGAATAA